One genomic segment of Hemibagrus wyckioides isolate EC202008001 linkage group LG08, SWU_Hwy_1.0, whole genome shotgun sequence includes these proteins:
- the cetn2 gene encoding centrin-1 isoform X2 yields MATSAKRPSLGAVAPRKKASPKPELTEEIRQEIREAFELFDTDGSGYIEVKELKVAMRALGFEPKKEEIKKMIADVDKDGTGKISFDDFLAIMSQKMAEKDSKEEILKAFRLFDDDETGKISFRNLKRVAKELGENLTDEELQEMIEEADRDGDGEVSQQEFLRIMKKTCLY; encoded by the exons ATG GCCACCAGTGCCAAAAGACCATCACTTGGAGCTGTGGCTCCTCGTAAGAAAGCCAGTCCTAAACCAGAACTGACAGAAGAAATAAGGCAGGAGATCCGAGAAGCCTTCGAGCTGTTCGACACAGATGGCTCAGGCTACATCGAGGTGAAGGAGCTCAAG GTTGCTATGAGGGCTCTTGGATTTGAGCCCAAAAAAGAGGAGATCAAGAAAATGATTGCAGATGTGGATAAAGACGGGACTGGCAAGATCTCGTTTGATGACTTCCTGGCAATCATGAGCCAAAAGATG gctgAAAAGGACTCCAAAGAAGAAATCTTAAAGGCCTTTCGACTGTTTGATGATGACGAAACTGGTAAGATATCATTCCGCAACCTAAAGCGAGTTGCCAAAGAGCTTGGAGAGAACCTTACTGACGAAGAGCTTCAG GAGATGATTGAAGAAGCAGACCGAGATGGTGATGGAGAAGTGAGCCAGCAGGAATTTCTTCGTATCATGAAAAAAACGTGTTTGTACTGA
- the cetn2 gene encoding uncharacterized protein cetn2 isoform X1: MDATAYLLQATSAKRPSLGAVAPRKKASPKPELTEEIRQEIREAFELFDTDGSGYIEVKELKVAMRALGFEPKKEEIKKMIADVDKDGTGKISFDDFLAIMSQKMAEKDSKEEILKAFRLFDDDETGKISFRNLKRVAKELGENLTDEELQEMIEEADRDGDGEVSQQEFLRIMKKTCLY, encoded by the exons ATG GATGCCACTGCTTATTTACTGCAGGCCACCAGTGCCAAAAGACCATCACTTGGAGCTGTGGCTCCTCGTAAGAAAGCCAGTCCTAAACCAGAACTGACAGAAGAAATAAGGCAGGAGATCCGAGAAGCCTTCGAGCTGTTCGACACAGATGGCTCAGGCTACATCGAGGTGAAGGAGCTCAAG GTTGCTATGAGGGCTCTTGGATTTGAGCCCAAAAAAGAGGAGATCAAGAAAATGATTGCAGATGTGGATAAAGACGGGACTGGCAAGATCTCGTTTGATGACTTCCTGGCAATCATGAGCCAAAAGATG gctgAAAAGGACTCCAAAGAAGAAATCTTAAAGGCCTTTCGACTGTTTGATGATGACGAAACTGGTAAGATATCATTCCGCAACCTAAAGCGAGTTGCCAAAGAGCTTGGAGAGAACCTTACTGACGAAGAGCTTCAG GAGATGATTGAAGAAGCAGACCGAGATGGTGATGGAGAAGTGAGCCAGCAGGAATTTCTTCGTATCATGAAAAAAACGTGTTTGTACTGA